In uncultured Fibrobacter sp., a single window of DNA contains:
- a CDS encoding diguanylate cyclase, whose protein sequence is MDDLKDAKVIQPIELRKLVLVNLMAPALGDLRANLSKSHPLINVDNETEALRLVDKQHDHISAVLFDAEWGKRTHFSLLQKMNDDKRFVGIPTIAVSSVPDSEIYRQCIEAGANEYFEPPFKPELVALRIKNAVRSKDSATFSEVERILKELPSNIYLKDAEGKYVFATHYWHHLHTENDPSWTIRGKTDIEIREDKENAKKAMQSDMELMRTGKGTNYIIEEKGENGSEYLELIKRPVFDENGKVNGIVAIINNITEMQSLRLELEKRSKTDQLTGLLNKQTTEELITSLLEKDHKKKSKGALLMIDVDKFKHVNDTYGHIAGDRVLMAIGNIIHESFKGMDIAGRIGGDEFMVYLRDIDSSSTALQLAAKISDRARHLFPDEPLGKCVSLSIGIALFPEHSKNFEDLYRAADKALYYVKERGRDFYKMYSPHLKSINE, encoded by the coding sequence TTGGACGATCTCAAGGACGCAAAAGTCATTCAGCCAATCGAATTGCGAAAGCTCGTATTGGTAAACCTAATGGCACCCGCCTTAGGGGATTTGCGTGCTAATCTTTCGAAATCCCACCCGCTGATTAACGTCGACAACGAAACAGAGGCGCTACGCCTGGTAGACAAGCAGCACGACCACATCTCGGCCGTACTGTTCGATGCGGAATGGGGAAAAAGGACCCATTTTTCGCTACTCCAGAAGATGAACGACGACAAGCGTTTCGTGGGAATCCCGACAATCGCCGTTTCGAGCGTTCCCGATAGCGAAATCTACAGGCAGTGCATCGAGGCGGGCGCAAACGAATACTTCGAGCCCCCCTTCAAGCCGGAACTGGTCGCCCTGCGCATCAAGAACGCCGTGCGAAGCAAGGACTCCGCCACGTTTTCGGAAGTGGAGCGCATCCTCAAGGAGCTCCCCTCGAATATCTACCTGAAGGACGCCGAAGGAAAGTACGTATTCGCCACCCACTACTGGCACCACCTGCATACCGAAAACGACCCCAGCTGGACTATCCGCGGAAAGACCGACATCGAAATCCGCGAGGACAAGGAAAACGCCAAGAAGGCAATGCAGTCCGACATGGAACTGATGCGGACCGGGAAGGGAACCAACTACATTATCGAAGAAAAGGGCGAAAACGGAAGCGAGTACCTGGAACTCATCAAGCGCCCCGTATTCGACGAAAACGGCAAGGTGAACGGCATTGTCGCCATCATCAACAACATTACCGAGATGCAGTCGCTGAGGCTTGAACTTGAAAAGCGTTCCAAGACCGACCAGCTGACGGGACTTCTGAACAAGCAGACCACCGAAGAACTGATTACGAGCCTCCTCGAAAAGGACCACAAGAAAAAAAGCAAGGGGGCCCTGCTCATGATTGACGTGGACAAGTTCAAGCACGTGAACGACACCTACGGGCACATTGCTGGCGACAGAGTCCTCATGGCAATCGGAAACATCATTCACGAATCCTTCAAGGGAATGGATATCGCAGGGCGTATCGGTGGCGACGAGTTCATGGTGTACCTGCGCGATATCGACAGTTCCAGCACCGCCCTACAGCTTGCCGCCAAAATTTCGGACAGGGCGCGCCACCTTTTCCCGGACGAGCCTCTCGGCAAGTGCGTATCGCTTTCCATTGGAATCGCCCTGTTCCCCGAACATAGCAAGAATTTCGAAGACCTTTACCGTGCAGCCGACAAGGCGCTTTACTACGTGAAGGAACGCGGCAGGGATTTCTACAAGATGTATTCCCCGCACCTGAAAAGCATCAACGAGTAA